The Rhizobium sp. WSM4643 genome contains the following window.
GAAGGTCTCGTCAAGCACAATGGTCCGCTTCTGACGCCTGATGGAGTGGGTACGCACGGTCCCGTTCCGCAGCCGATCCTCGATTATTGCGAGCTGCACGATCTCGAGCTTGCAAGCTATGCCAGCCTCGAAGCCCAGGTCGCGGCGATCGCCGACGACATCGCCTATAATACCCATGATATCGACGATGGCCTGCGTTCCGGCTACCTGACTTTCGACATGCTGGAGGAAATCCCGTTTCTTGCCGGGCTAATGGCCGAGGTGAGGGAGCGATATCCGCACCTGGAGCCGAGCCGCTTCACCCATGAGATCATGCGCCGCCAGATCACCCGCATGGTCGAAGACGTGATCGGCGTCGCGCAGCAGCGCCTGTCCCTCTTGCGCCCTGAGAGTGCAGACGATATTCGCGGCGCCGGCCAGGTTATCGCCACCTTTTCCGAGGGGATGGCCGAGACCGACAGGCAGATCAAGGCGATGCTCTTCAAACGCATCTACCGCAATCCCGATATCATGCGCATCCGTGCCGGTGCTGCCCAGATCGTCACCGATCTCTTTGCCGCCTACATGGCCAATCCGAAAGAGATGCAAAGCCACTACTGGGTCGATCATATCGCCGGCCTATCCGATGCGCCGAAGGCCCGCCATGTCGGCGATTATCTCGCCGGCATGACCGACACCTATGCGATCAGCGCCCACAGGCGGTTGTTTGACCACACTCCTGATTTGCGATAGGCAGCGGTCGCCCACGCCGAGGGCCGATTTGAGCCT
Protein-coding sequences here:
- a CDS encoding deoxyguanosinetriphosphate triphosphohydrolase — its product is MTIDTRALGFGSSERAVYAADPWTTRGRLYQEDGSPTRSDFQRDRDRIVHTTAFRRLKHKTQVFIAQDGDHYRTRLTHTIEVAQIARALARALKLDEDLAEGVALVHDFGHTPFGHTGEDALHEVLLPYGGFDHNAQSLRIVTKLERRYAEFDGINLTWESLEGLVKHNGPLLTPDGVGTHGPVPQPILDYCELHDLELASYASLEAQVAAIADDIAYNTHDIDDGLRSGYLTFDMLEEIPFLAGLMAEVRERYPHLEPSRFTHEIMRRQITRMVEDVIGVAQQRLSLLRPESADDIRGAGQVIATFSEGMAETDRQIKAMLFKRIYRNPDIMRIRAGAAQIVTDLFAAYMANPKEMQSHYWVDHIAGLSDAPKARHVGDYLAGMTDTYAISAHRRLFDHTPDLR